ACAAGTGAACATCTACATTTAATTTttgcaaataaataaattatctcTAATAGGGAGGTCACCTcagcattatacttatttgTGTTCGAACCTAAGGTGAACCCGGAGAAAAAGGTTATTCAGGACAAGATGGATTACCTGGACCAGAAGGTAAACCAGGACTTCCTGGATTTCCTGGTGCCAGAGGGACTACCGGGGTTCCGGGAATCCCAGGTCCTCCAGGATTACCAGGTCCACAAGGTAACCCTGGTACTCCAGGACCACCTGGAATTCAGGGTCCAAAAGGAGAAGCTGGAGAACCTGGTCGTGATGGTCCGTAAGTTAAGTAAAAAATGAATGTTTTCCGATAAACGATTAAtatatttcatacctatgtttaggTTTGCCTGGTTCGATAGTAGGTTCAGTGGAACCAGGAGTACCTGGCCCTGAAGGTCCTCCTGGTTTACCTGGAGAAGACGGTCTTCCTGGAATAAAAGGAGAACCTGGCTCTATTGGTGCACCGGGTCCCCCCGGATTACAAGGAAAAAGTGGCCCTCCTGGTTCTCCAGGACCGCCAGGGTTACATGTAAACTCATACTCAGATCTGAATTGAAAGTTGTTTCATTACGCGATGAAATATAAATTTACGTAATTGTTATAATTAGGGATTACGTGGTTTACCTGGAGATCCGGGACCTCCAGGCCCTCGTGGAATTGAAGGGTCTATGGGAAAACCAGGAACATCAGGATTAGATGGAAGCCCTGGAGAGAAAGGTGACAGAGGTCAACAAGGAGAACAAGGACCAGTTGGGCCACGTGGTTTACCTGGAAGCACTGTAAGATTAACTTCTTTCTTTTTCACAAAATTAACAGTACAGTAATGTGTACAGTAACATATGACTCAACTTTTGTAAACGAAGTGTAGAAACTTCGGACATATGCTTTTTTAGGGTGCTCCAGGTTTACCCGGTGTTGCTGGTATTCCAGGATTGGAAGGGCGGCCAGGGTCAGCAGGTCCTCCGGGTCCTCCTGGGCCAGCAGGACCTGCTGGAACAGTTGCAGATATGTTAAACACAAACGATGTGTTAGAAGCTATTGGCAGTCCAGGAGTTAGTGGACCTAGAGGTTTGCCAGGTACCCCAGGATTAGTAAGTGTTTTGAATCGTTAtcaaattaaaatatatttactGAATATTCTTTATTATCTAAACGTTCAACAATATTGTTCTGAAATTTCTAATGTTCACATTGTACTGATTACTATTAAAAATTAGCCAGGTGAAAGAGGATCTCCTGGAGAGCGCGGTCCAGAAGGGCAAATAGGACTACCCGGAATGCCAGGAAAGGATGGAGCTCCAGGACTCCAAGGGCCACCGGGACTCAGAGGACAAACGGGAATGCCAGGTGTCCAAGGACCACCAGGCCGTAGTATCACCGATTCAGAAATTCGGGACATATGTGCCAGTGTGCTACGAGGTGGATATTTATTTCTGGGTTATCTTATTGAAAAAtatgaaattaaatattttcacagCAGACTTTAGAAAATGACTATGAAATGACTACAAAGGCGTCTACGTAATAGAAAAGTAGGGACTGTTATATGCAGATACAATACGTTCCTTAGGCGTCACTTATTGTTGGCACAATGTGTATGTAAGAAGGTAATTATTGCTTTTATTGCCACGTATATATACAGAGCAAATGACTGAGCTGGCAGCACTGATGCAAGGTCCACCTGGTCCACCTGGTCGAGGCCGTCCAGGTCGCCCTGGATCACCTGGTCCACAAGGTCGCCCAGGTACACCCCCATGAAAAGGGTTGCCAAATCTATTTGCCTGCATTTGATCCTATAACCGTAGAACAGGATGTTAATTTATGGTGTTTCGTTCATCGAAATCTTAAAATAACATTCTCCCAGAAATCCATGGCAGACGGTGAACCGTCATTGCATAATAATGTCCCTAGCGTTCCTGATAGTCATAGCGAAATATCACAAtggtcatcgtcgtcatcgttcctGTCATGAGCTGCTTGAAAGTGCACCTTCATTAGTTAGAATCAACATTCATCAGCGGCGTGATTCATGTACACACATATCCGCTCGATTAACTGCCAATCGATCGGGGATTAACAACTCAGTAGTTGTGTACATGAATAAAGACGATGGAACCTCCTGCATGTGTCACAGAGAGGCTGAAAGAACTAACAGAGGGTCTACAAGGGCCATTCGGGTTGCCGGGGCTGGCCCGACAGGGTCGTCCTGGTCGAGCCGGAACCCAAGGCATCCCAGGTACCTGTACAATATTGAAAACACACTAACATTTTCTCTTCCTATATTCCTTTCCGTAGCGATTTAACAATTTTgctttacatttattttatcgcCTTTTGCCGCATAAAAGTTAATTTAGTAAAACAAGCGTTACAAAGAAGATAAATAATATTAAGTAGTTTAAACTAAAGTTGATGAATAATTATTATTGCATGCTTTCAAGATCAAATTGATAATAGatttttctgctttaaaattaaTCTATCAAAAATCTATATCTCAAACAATAAAGACTTACTTCTTAGGCGATCCAGGCCCTCCTGGTCTACCCGGAGAACGAGGTTTTGTCGGATTACCGGGACCACAGGGTCCCAGGGGTCCTCAAGGTCCATCTGGTGAACGGGGCGAAAAAGGAGATAGAGGGCCGGAAGGCATTGGTGTGGAAGGACCAATGGGTCCAGTAGGAATGCCTGGTaatgtgtacatatatataggTACTTTTCAGACATTACCACTTGATAAATTTATCATTTTCTTTCATGGGGGCTATGCAAATAGGACCACCTGGCAATGATGGCGTCGGATTGCCGGGAAGACAAGGAGAGCGGGGGGAACCAGGCAGGCcaggtaaaaaaaaagaacagttgCAAACACGTTTTTAAGATCTGCTGCTGGTGTTTTTAGTTTCGTTTATCGACAGGCGTCTCTGGGATGAGAGGTCTACCTGGACCTCAGGGGTTACCAGGATTTTGCGAGCTGTGCAATTATCCGAGTGCCAATTACTTACAATACACTCGTGGCAATGAGAAGGGGCCTTAAATCACTTCCGTacatacttactttgaaatgtacaATCTTTAAACATAAAATGAATAATTAAAAACGATGAACCTTATGCTTGGTAACAGTGAAAAAATCTTTCAAATTATTGCTATATACAAAAATATTTTTCGTTGGCAAAACATATTTACATACTTAAGTAAGATAAATACTCATCGTTAATCAATTATTTATGCAATCTACTATTTAGTACCGTCAGTACATTATATTTCAATAAAATATTCGTAAATATCGttctaaataaatatttttaagtaatagaaTGGTGAATACCTATTATTCTTAAACGAATAACGAAGTAATTTTTATAATCTGCACCAGAAAATATATGCAAATATTTCTTGTCAGGCTACATGCGTCTATCGCGCGCGCAATGGTCCGATTCCTTGTTCTCCCGTCCAAAGAGGCGATGGCGCCACCAACAGTTAGTGTCAGTTGAAATCAGTGATGGCCGCGAGGCTCGCGATGCACATTACGTCGAGATTGCGTTGAGTTTGTTTATTGCGAGATTCTCGTGCCAGAAAATATTTTGTTGTTTCCGTTCGAGGCCGGCCGAACGTTGCTACGTACTCGTATAAAAATTACGTTCGGATGAATCGTATTTGCCGTAACGGATCATAGAAACGACGCGGTTACTGCTCTTGACAGTTCTGTCTCGTGTTCAGAGCAGCGATAGCCACTCTTGTGCCACGAAAAGTGTCCTTACATCGCAACTCGGTCTTTCCCGGAGCGTTGGCTGTCCTAATGACGCCGTGTGTGTGATAAAACAATACGAAGACAACTTTCGTCGACAGGGGGGCAGTGATCCCACACCCGTCGgcacttttttttcttcttctcaccCTTACTGGAGACACGCGCATCGAAAGCGTCCAAGGTATGTACACCGGCAGGCCAGGTTAGGTACATCGTCGTGTCTCGTGACGCCGTTCCAAACGATTTCGATCGACTACGCGTGCTTTCGTACATATTTTTTGGACTCTCATGCATGTATTACATGCATTGTATGTGTAATATATCGATAGAGAGAtttgtaataataaaaatattcatCTGTTTCTGCTGACTAAGATTTATCGTTTTGTTGACTTGTCACTTCGAtcggaattaattttgaaatctGTACAAAGATCACATCGAAGATTAGTTAAGCGTTACGTGGAAATTTTATAATTGAAGTTGACAGATCGTTAATATCGATACGATTTCATGGATGTTAACAGTTTCGATTTTGCTGCACCTGCAAGAAGAAAGTCTCCTTATTTATTTACCGTTATGGCTTATTATAACGGCAACGATAAGCTCCGACAAATAAGATTAACTTCATATGCGTCTAATGTAATATAACGGACACTGTCCCGGTGGGTATATATATGTCCTATCTGGCAAAGGAAGTGTTTGTTCCCCCCGTTAACCGGTGTTCCACTGACACACGTTGCTTCCTCCACTCGGCACCGGTCCAAAACATTATTCTCAATTGATTCACGGATGTCGTGTACCATTAGTAAAAGTTGTCCGAGTTTCATTGCATACGTAGAACGATATGCCGCTACATAATCGTTAACGTCGATCTACAGTTTAGTCATTAGTGTATCATTTGAAATCGAATGATGTTTTGTAATGATTGACGTTTACCCCTAACGTTGATACACGATCAAAGACTCATGCTTCAACTTGCTCGATAATATGTTACAGATTCGAGAGATACCTCACTGACGATTATTTTTATCATGATAGAATTGCGATTGAGAGGATTACAATTTTCTATTATCGCCACGTCCCGTACTCCAAATTACGTGACACAATGTCAGATAACGCGTTAGAGTTTCTGAAACTCTGCGCGGATAGAACGAGATTAAGATCAGTTTGAGGATTTGTATTTGAATTATAGGTAATCCAAAATTGACCGCGCCTTTTGGTTGCTCCGTTTCGCACGTTCCTCTGTACGCACCGAAACTGTCCCACATTCCCGGCCGTTCCTCTGTCTCCTCGGACGATCTTATACACCCCCCACCTGGCCCACTTATTGTATTGATTCAAACTTAGGCATCCACGCGTTCCTCATTCCTTTGCAACTTCCTGTTCGACGATCTTCTTCTGACACTTCCTGTTTAATCTTTCCGGCAATTTGTATGCCCTAAGACAATAAATTCTATCAAAGGAAATGTATGGGAGAAAATGGTAAAGCGTAGTAATTGGGTACTTTCAGGtacctgaaaaattccttccgctGGCGCGAGCATTGTTTCAGTTattgttcctatgtttcattcaaCTGTTTCATTTACTGTTTATTTGTATATTCTTAATGGCACGTTTAATGTTCGTGTTGTGCGTATCGTTCGAGATTTATAACTGATATTATTGATCTCTCATATTGTTATTGGTGGTGGTGTACATTCGGGGTCGAAGGCTTTTGTCATCAACAGCATCCGTCGGGACGCTTTCCCTTTATGCGACTAGCAATCAATACACTTTTTAGTTCGCAGCAAACAAAAAACGAAGCGGGTGAAAAATACATTCGATTTGATTGCCGTTTAATAATAAGTTATTGTCCTGATTGCGTTTTCTCTCTTCTCTATCGACTAATAATTTcatgaattattatttattttgatgAGAGAAACATAGTACGATTTGATGTGTACAACCCTTTATAACGAATCATGATTATGCATTTTGACGATGTTGTGTACTGACATAGAACAATTGGATTAGTCAAATCATGCGAATCCATTAGCCTTGAGCATTTGAATTACAGTCGGTTGTATTCATTTAAAGCAGCTAAAGATTTAACTTGATTAATGCGTTTCTTGAATATAAAATATGAAACTGATTGTGAGAACAACGTTTTAAcaacaataattaaaaatattccattttttctttacaattatatgaataatatatctctctctctttctcttttttctttcttttctcgtttctttttcacTTCAATAAAAATTGACAATTTAAATAACAATTTATAATTTGATGGTCTCCGCACAATTAACAACCACATCTTTTACTCGTTTTTATACAATACTGAAAACAACATTTCATACACagtttattttaattataaagcacaaacgCATATCATATTTCTGTATAAACGAAAAACAGAGACTGGTAAAACATAACGGTAGTGGAAATGTGCAATGAGGAAGCAAATAGAATGAAAAAGGTATTCAAgtttcaaaagagtgaaaaaaCGTGAAAAATGTAACGAATGCTAAACAGCGTAAATGGGAagagctaaagaatgtaaaaaaatagaagaaaaagaTTTTAATATGTAGAAAACATGAAATGAAAGTCGAATAAAatgtaagaaaataaaaaaaaataaaaattggaaaGGTATCACCAAGTAGAAAGCAAACTTGTACAATTCGGTAACCATTCGCAAACGATTCGAAACTAAAATTAAATCTTGAAATGGGTGCATTGAACCGTAAAATTGGCAAAAGTCTCGAAATCGCGCAGTGTATGGAAGTTCGTTGATTTTTCGTAATAAAATCGAGATAACATTTATTTTGTCCCCTCTGGCTCGGTAAATAAAATTCGCCAATGGCGCACGCGAATATGTACTTACAGGTCCTGCGGTGAGAGGCTATCGCAAAATATCGATTAGCTAGTACAGAAACCGACATAGTTTTTACTGCGTTTATTGTGGTAGCTTTTCTGTATACCAAGCATTTCACCTGGCTATTTACTTTCCTTCTCTCTGCGTGCACGCCAGTGATATTAACTTGATCAGTGAAAAAGCTTTGTTGGCGACACAGAGACCAGTGTCCAATATAAAGCTTTTGCGAAACGAGCCTCAGTGGGATTATATAAGTTATCTCTGCAAGGTATAGAGGTTCCGTTTCCTATTTATTGAACGGTTTCTCGCTTTGATGTACTCAGGACATTACTGACCATTAATCGCTATTGAACACGCCGAttgaatggaatttaattacataATGTCGATTCCCGAAATTGATTAAGCGCTATTGAAAGCACTTACGAAGGTTTTCGTCGGTGTTACCTCTCATTAGGTTTGCTGTTTGAATAATGAAACAGAATTTTGTGCTGCTGTTTccctaatttaattatttaaactgGACTCCACGTTTTAAtacttaaatttcgaatatttgtttaattaacGGGAATGCTAGCCTTTTTTCGAATATTGAGTTTAGTGTATAGGAATCTGCCATACACCTAGATATATTGTCCTCGATTAGTAGAGCAGTCGTTTGGCAAACAAAGGACTCGACCTCGAATCCTGGCCTAGAAATCTCATCTATAAATTTAGCAAATGTTTTCTCTAcctataataaaatatttttattttattgacCACGTAAGGTACGAAATCATTAATTAATTGCGTCAATTTTAAATAGGATTAAGTGGAAAATCGTTATCAACAAATGCGTGTGACCCTCGATCAATAATCTCCAAAAACCAGCGTTCGCAGAAAATAAAATGCTTACCTTCGTTCAACTCGTAACCCGGGGTCAGAAAAATCGATACCCTTCAGGTTTTTAGAGCCGGTGAAGGTATTATTATCGCGTCGTAGCCAGTAACCTGATGCCATAGTCAATCGAGCAGAACGTAGAatcaatatataacatacaCATAAGAAAACggtcgaagaaaaaaagaaaaaaacgagagggagagagagagagagagagagtttcaaCGTGCGTATACCGGTTATTGGAGTATACGGGGTGGCCGAGGTCCGGAAAACAGTTACGAAGTTCATTGCGCCGCGTAATTAAAGCGCGAAGTGGCGAACAATGCGAGAGCCGTCGATCCCGGTTCGCCCTTCAAACAAAACCTCTTTATCTCGCACCATTTTACGTAACATCCTTCAATAATTGCGAACGAATCCCACTGTTAGGATGGCAGTCTTGGTAATTCTCAATAATCAGTAAAGTACTAATTTCAGGTAGAGAATTGTAATTGAGAGAAACGGTACTTTTGTGTTTAGAGTAATTAGTTTAGATGAATAGTCGTTTGCTCTCGTGGAACAATTGTTTGCCGTTGGTTTATATACATTTGCTACATTATTGACTAGACTTCGATTAGAGGATATAGCTATTTAAGCCAAACCTATTCAAGTGGTATGCCCATGCAATGCTGGTATAATGGCTACTCGTGATTACAGGTAGACGATGAAATACACAGAATTAATCTTAAAACGTTGGACCGAATTGATACGCTTATAccatggaaacgtaattttgtgCAAAAGCAGACCCTTTCTAACTCGCATTTGTTTATTTTGCTGGAAGCGATGATTGTACAAAGAGGCAGCAAACAAAGGAGAAAGAGGAAGCTTTAAACAGTGCTTGAAAATTAATGGAAGAACGAATAAAAAGTTACATCGTTGCGTTGGTAATGTCTCATCAATACCAAAGCTTATCTACTTGGCTCTTATTACTGTTTACGTGGTCAACCATTGTAATATGTCAACATTATCTTGTTTGATTATAACCTTCTGCATAGTCGTGACAAATATTCGTTCACAGTTATGCGAGACAGGCAATAAAATGTATTGTAATAGAATTTAATCCCCATTTCTACTCGCAGTTTTATTTAAGACATTGAGGATATTACTaaatataagtaatattttgacATTTTCAATCTGACACAAAATAAAAACAGTGTATAGGTAAAGTTAACATACATTGAAGCAGACATTGAAAATATCATTTTATATTTAAAACAAATTTTGAGTTAAGGCGAATGCAGACACAAAATAACAGATACAATGGAATGGATTTTATATATAGCTAGTTAATACTCTTGAATAAGGAAAAGTAATGAAAGTGAACCGTATTTAAGTGCATGTTGATGCTTTGGGATAGTTGAAGAAAATACTGAATCTTCGGGGCATTGTATTCTTGGCTCATTCATTTCAATTATTAGAGGTAAAAAGCCAATAAGATGGAGTGCCTCCACTCGAGGTGATACTCACGTTTTCGAGGAATCGTCAAAGAGCTATTTTCGTGGTTTGCCGAGAAGAAACGCCGTTTCTTTTGTTCATTCTCTAAACCGCAGCTGTGTACTTAACTATGTGCGTATATTCCTGTGTGCAATGCACAGTATGAATCGTTATAGTAAACACAGAATTCCACTTCCCATCCAAAATTAATGTGCCATCTGCTTGGCTGAGATTTGAAACACTTGTGCAAATTTCCTCTCCTTTATTTTAGCCCGCTTTgaagtaatataaataatattcgtAACAAATTgtaaaaacaaaaattcattttATTCTTACAACAAGCGATTACAGTTGTACGACATTTAATGTATTTTTAACTTTCAGAAGTAGTAATATGTGCAACACGTATCAGAATAAAGAATTTTAACGGGTGAAGATAAAAGCTCGACGATTAACTAAATATAATATTGTTCTGGTTATATTCAAGTGAATGCCCTAAATAACGTTTCATCGTCATGATgtataacaaaataaaaattccacTTCATAAGATCAACGATAAGTGATCGTAACGAAATAATATCTACTCGTTAATTAAAACTTAACAGCACTGGTATACTTTAGTTGCACGACAATTGCGT
The window above is part of the Xylocopa sonorina isolate GNS202 chromosome 3, iyXylSono1_principal, whole genome shotgun sequence genome. Proteins encoded here:
- the LOC143422225 gene encoding uncharacterized protein LOC143422225 isoform X2; the encoded protein is MYFSIWILVLVQFTYTQFTLGEEALLDSPRGLCEDYKRGEDDLQTFDFISKLKLDLLDMHYAGVTRVRGSNRMQTAYRLEKDTDVTMPTKTILPNGLPEEFSAACTFRTRKLPKYTWHIIRIVDVENEPQFLIAMNPKSQALDLSVIGKTGELQTLSFAADRMFDKNWHKINIGAFKDKLVVYIDCEHVGTQDMNPRGPIKIDGEISVSKTSHSKLTVPIDIQWMVLNCDPTRPERGTCEELPKSLSSPLLPQRRPGCEIICPQGPPGINGTNGLPGLAGLPGPPGPIGEPGLPGRPGLSGPPGEQGKIGPQGFTGARGFPGNPGPKGSTGPSGPPGPKGERGERGDMGFPGLKGDQGFTGPRGYPGLPGPPGNVSDQRDILPRFIGPPGHPGHPGQKGERGERGDKGNQGQKGEPGEKGYSGQDGLPGPEGKPGLPGFPGARGTTGVPGIPGPPGLPGPQGNPGTPGPPGIQGPKGEAGEPGRDGLPGSIVGSVEPGVPGPEGPPGLPGEDGLPGIKGEPGSIGAPGPPGLQGKSGPPGSPGPPGLHGLRGLPGDPGPPGPRGIEGSMGKPGTSGLDGSPGEKGDRGQQGEQGPVGPRGLPGSTGAPGLPGVAGIPGLEGRPGSAGPPGPPGPAGPAGTVADMLNTNDVLEAIGSPGVSGPRGLPGTPGLPGERGSPGERGPEGQIGLPGMPGKDGAPGLQGPPGLRGQTGMPGVQGPPGRSITDSEIRDICASVLRERLKELTEGLQGPFGLPGLARQGRPGRAGTQGIPGDPGPPGLPGERGFVGLPGPQGPRGPQGPSGERGEKGDRGPEGIGVEGPMGPVGMPGPPGNDGVGLPGRQGERGEPGRPGVSGMRGLPGPQGLPGFCELCNYPSANYLQYTRGNEKGP
- the LOC143422225 gene encoding uncharacterized protein LOC143422225 isoform X1, producing MYFSIWILVLVQFTYTQFTLGEEALLDSPRGLCEDYKRGEDDLQTFDFISKLKLDLLDMHYAGVTRVRGSNRMQTAYRLEKDTDVTMPTKTILPNGLPEEFSAACTFRTRKLPKYTWHIIRIVDVENEPQFLIAMNPKSQALDLSVIGKTGELQTLSFAADRMFDKNWHKINIGAFKDKLVVYIDCEHVGTQDMNPRGPIKIDGEISVSKTSHSKLTVPIDIQWMVLNCDPTRPERGTCEELPKSLSSPLLPQRRPGCEIICPQGPPGINGTNGLPGLAGLPGPPGPIGEPGLPGRPGLSGPPGEQGKIGPQGFTGARGFPGNPGPKGSTGPSGPPGPKGERGERGDMGFPGLKGDQGFTGPRGYPGLPGPPGNVSDQRDILPRFIGPPGHPGHPGQKGERGERGDKGNQGQKGEPGEKGYSGQDGLPGPEGKPGLPGFPGARGTTGVPGIPGPPGLPGPQGNPGTPGPPGIQGPKGEAGEPGRDGLPGSIVGSVEPGVPGPEGPPGLPGEDGLPGIKGEPGSIGAPGPPGLQGKSGPPGSPGPPGLHGLRGLPGDPGPPGPRGIEGSMGKPGTSGLDGSPGEKGDRGQQGEQGPVGPRGLPGSTGAPGLPGVAGIPGLEGRPGSAGPPGPPGPAGPAGTVADMLNTNDVLEAIGSPGVSGPRGLPGTPGLPGERGSPGERGPEGQIGLPGMPGKDGAPGLQGPPGLRGQTGMPGVQGPPGRSITDSEIRDICASVLREQMTELAALMQGPPGPPGRGRPGRPGSPGPQGRPGDPGPPGLPGERGFVGLPGPQGPRGPQGPSGERGEKGDRGPEGIGVEGPMGPVGMPGPPGNDGVGLPGRQGERGEPGRPGVSGMRGLPGPQGLPGFCELCNYPSANYLQYTRGNEKGP